A single Bifidobacterium scardovii JCM 12489 = DSM 13734 DNA region contains:
- a CDS encoding NUDIX hydrolase, with protein sequence MITPADLARMLAHAPNRHALDPLAPDELLYTSESVTRVRISDTPMPSIDSPDDADDLQPPVPGTPTPAIMPQRRSSDGPTTFASLDAQELPVVREYSAGGLVFDERGRVAIIARHSRSGHLEWCLPKGHIEKGETPQQTAVREVHEETGILGEVVDSIATIDYWFTGTSQRVHKLVHHFALRQIGGELTVEGDPDHEAEDAIWVNFDDLDGVLSYPNERKIAWLYARKLNRQA encoded by the coding sequence ATGATTACGCCAGCGGACCTCGCGCGCATGCTCGCCCATGCGCCGAATCGTCATGCCTTGGATCCGCTGGCGCCGGACGAACTGCTCTACACTTCCGAGTCCGTGACGCGCGTGCGCATCTCCGACACGCCGATGCCGTCCATCGATTCGCCGGACGACGCCGACGACCTGCAGCCACCCGTTCCCGGCACCCCCACGCCGGCGATCATGCCGCAACGGCGCTCTTCGGACGGACCGACCACGTTCGCCTCGCTGGACGCCCAGGAACTTCCCGTGGTGCGCGAGTACTCCGCGGGAGGTTTGGTCTTCGACGAGCGGGGCCGGGTCGCGATCATCGCGCGGCACTCGCGCAGCGGCCATCTGGAATGGTGCCTGCCCAAGGGGCACATCGAAAAAGGGGAAACCCCGCAGCAGACCGCCGTGCGCGAGGTGCACGAGGAGACCGGCATTCTGGGCGAGGTCGTCGACTCGATCGCCACCATCGACTACTGGTTCACCGGCACCAGCCAGCGCGTGCACAAGCTCGTGCACCATTTCGCGCTGCGCCAGATCGGCGGCGAACTGACCGTCGAAGGCGACCCGGATCATGAGGCCGAAGACGCGATCTGGGTGAATTTCGACGATTTGGACGGCGTGCTCAGCTATCCTAATGAACGCAAGATCGCATGGCTTTATGCAAGGAAACTGAATAGGCAGGCATAA